The Terriglobus sp. RCC_193 genome contains a region encoding:
- the dapA gene encoding 4-hydroxy-tetrahydrodipicolinate synthase, which yields MEPAIFHGLGTAIITPFHPDESVDHASLKKLVEKQIAGGVDFLVACGSTGEASTLTEDETDAVIATAIEAVAGRIPVVAGCTHNSTREAVARARRIAKIQGLSGILTANPYYNKPTQQGQYLHFKAIADAVAPLPVLLYNIPGRTAANLLPETVVRLAELQNVVGIKESSGNLAQIGELLTIKPANFAVFSGDDYLALPIIAGGGVGLISVASNVAPREVKAVITAALSGNREAAFKAAKRVHALNTILFAEPNPAPTKALLAEMKSIAGDALRLPMIPVGEKTRAQLRDIAAELNLL from the coding sequence ATGGAACCTGCAATTTTTCACGGACTCGGCACTGCGATCATCACCCCTTTTCACCCAGACGAGAGCGTCGATCACGCCTCGCTGAAGAAATTGGTGGAGAAGCAGATCGCAGGCGGCGTCGATTTCCTGGTGGCCTGCGGTTCTACCGGCGAAGCCAGCACACTCACCGAAGACGAGACCGATGCAGTTATCGCCACTGCGATTGAAGCTGTTGCCGGACGCATCCCCGTTGTGGCCGGATGCACGCACAACAGCACACGCGAAGCCGTGGCGCGCGCACGACGCATTGCAAAGATCCAAGGCCTGAGCGGCATCCTGACCGCCAACCCGTATTACAACAAGCCAACGCAGCAGGGCCAGTATCTGCACTTCAAGGCTATCGCGGACGCCGTTGCGCCGCTGCCGGTGCTGCTCTACAACATCCCCGGACGCACCGCCGCAAACCTGCTTCCGGAAACTGTCGTGCGTCTGGCGGAGTTACAGAACGTCGTCGGCATCAAGGAATCCAGCGGCAACCTTGCACAGATCGGCGAACTGCTCACCATCAAGCCTGCGAACTTTGCCGTCTTCTCGGGTGACGATTACCTGGCACTGCCCATCATCGCGGGTGGTGGCGTGGGGCTGATCTCTGTGGCTTCGAATGTTGCTCCCAGGGAAGTAAAGGCAGTCATAACTGCTGCGCTTTCCGGCAATCGCGAGGCCGCCTTCAAAGCTGCAAAGCGGGTTCACGCGCTGAACACGATCCTCTTCGCCGAACCGAATCCTGCGCCCACCAAGGCGCTGCTGGCAGAGATGAAGAGCATTGCAGGCGACGCGCTTCGTCTGCCGATGATCCCCGTTGGCGAAAAGACCCGTGCACAACTTCGCGATATCGCCGCTGAGCTCAACCTGCTTTAA
- a CDS encoding TMEM175 family protein, translating to MPAHEMKSTRLEAFSDGVIAVIITIMVLELHVPEAHGLPGFLSILPRLGIYALSFLMIAIYWVNHHDVVGRIEVVNYRVLWANLLWLFCVSFVPFFTDYVEEHHFDSFSTALYAGIMLLAGMGFFLLRAAVDNLRKRLGEQIPKADVSEAIKHATSIVLYVAAIPMAFYKPILSLALNLIVTLIWIAPKFGTRHPEGGIRYLNRCD from the coding sequence ATGCCTGCGCATGAGATGAAGTCCACACGATTGGAAGCGTTCAGTGACGGCGTCATTGCCGTCATCATCACCATCATGGTGTTGGAGCTTCACGTGCCGGAAGCGCATGGATTGCCGGGCTTCCTCAGCATCCTGCCGCGGCTTGGCATTTATGCTCTCAGCTTCCTGATGATTGCCATCTACTGGGTCAACCATCACGATGTGGTGGGACGCATTGAGGTGGTGAACTATCGCGTGCTTTGGGCCAACCTGCTCTGGCTCTTCTGCGTTTCGTTCGTACCCTTTTTCACGGATTACGTGGAGGAGCACCACTTCGACTCGTTCTCAACTGCGCTCTATGCGGGCATCATGCTGCTTGCGGGCATGGGATTTTTCCTGCTGCGTGCAGCCGTCGACAATCTGAGAAAACGCCTGGGCGAGCAGATTCCCAAAGCGGACGTCAGCGAGGCCATCAAACACGCAACCAGCATCGTGCTTTACGTTGCCGCCATCCCCATGGCGTTTTACAAGCCGATCCTGTCGCTTGCGCTAAACCTGATCGTGACGCTGATCTGGATTGCACCGAAGTTCGGCACACGGCACCCCGAGGGTGGCATCCGTTACCTCAATCGGTGTGACTAA